Within the Neorhodopirellula lusitana genome, the region CAAGACCGAACACCGTTGAATTCTTCCAGTGACGAGCGATCAGACGCTCCGCGACAAGCACGTGGTCGCCCGCATGTACAGCTTGGTGCTCGTCATATGCCAGCGAAAAATTCAGTCGCAATTCGTCGCCGAGCGTTAAAGGCACGTCGTCGTCATCCAGTCGGTCCGCCTCGTAAGCCGAAAATGTGGCGCAAAGTGATGCTACCTTCTGGTGTCGGCGATATGCCCAAAGGCCGGCGAGTGCCGCGACCATCATCCACGGCAGGTAAACGCTGGACGAAAACAGACCGCGGATTCCCAGGGCGAGGCAAAGTGAAGCAATCGCAAGGAGCACGATCGTGAAGACGCGGCGTTTACGCACAACGTGATGCACGAGAAAGCCAATATCGGATTTGTGCAGAAGTTGATGCTGTTCATACGACAGCGTGAACGCCTTCAGCTTGCGGATCAAGTCGGTCTGAAGGTCATCGGATGACGGTTGTGCTTCGGCGTGCATCTTTGTAGTGGAAATCGTTGGTTAGTGCCGATAACGCCCAGGTCACCGGGCAAAGGGATCGTAGTGGAGGCGATATAATGGCGAAGCCAATCGCCGCAGCGAAGAACACTTTGCTCCGGTGCACCGACCATAGCTATCCGCATTCTAGCACGTCGACAGGAAGCTCTAGTGTATCGTATACGCCCTGTACCCCCATAAGCGGAATCGCGTCACCGCACTGGTGATCCTCCAGGATTTTGCGATAAATGCCTACCCAAGCAACTGCTATGCGTATATCTCGAGGAACTTCATCAAAAAGAGTCTGCGGACCGTACTCTGCAGTTACCACGATTGATGCGACTTTCCCGTCAAGAGTGCAGACACGCACGAGTCTGAACATGCCCTGCATCTCAGTTGTGTACTCGCGAAAAATGCCAAAGTCACGACACACGCAATCCCCAAGTAGCTCGATAGCGAACTGCTCAGGATCACCAGGACGCATTGCTTCCAGCCTGGATTCCAGTGAGGCCGGATTGAGTTTATTTACGCGGAGATCGCGATGAACTGTCGCGACTTCGCTTACATCGGCAGTCCTTGCCAGGTACAGGGCAAACAACAGACAAGCTGAAACACCGACAAGAGTTCGCAAACGTATCATTGTTCAGCTATGAAGTCGGATAACGATTGCGATAACCGGGTGGCCGCGGTTGATCATCAATTTGCAAACGCGCTGTCGGCCACTCCACGTTCATCGCTTGGTTATCCGTCTTCTTACGATATGGACAGGAAATCTTGGATCCCAGCAGGGACGTGTCGCAAAAACTCATTTACATCTTGAGCCGAGTCGAATTTATAGAGTTCGTGATTGAATTCAAAGACGCCGTCAATCGGATCACCTGATTCGTCAAGCATGTACCCAATGCCATCGCCGTTCAACCAGTCGATAAATGGAAAGAATCGCTTTGCGCAGCGTTCATGGGTCTCTTTGAACCACTCTCGAACATCATTGGAGAACTGGTCTATCTGACCACACGGGCGAAAAAACCAAGACACGTCGCTAGGGTCATCAGCAGAGGCGATCCCGAAACCATCGAGGGATGAATAGAACGATCTAAATTCAGGCGGAAGCTTGAATCCGAGCGCAGTCTCCAGGTTCGCCAAGGTCTCATCCGATGCAGGAGGCCCCGTCACGAGGTTGTATTCACCGTCGGGATGCGCCATCGAGTGGTGTTGGTCAACGAGCGTTTTCCAGTCAGGCATAGCGTTCAAAGTTCAGTCGGATGACGTTGCGGATCACCGGCCGGCGACGAAAACTCCGCAAGCAGACGAAGCAAAATACCATCGCCCCCTGGGTGCATCTACGGGTTATCCGTTGGCTTGAATAATGACAGTACACATGCGACCTAGTCTAGCAGATCATTACGGGAATGCCGCCGTTCGATGAAGCAGGCAGATATCGAGAGGCTAAACGCGAGAGCTAAGCTAGTAAATATAACCCACGGAAAAAACTCGGTTTTCGGCATCGTCCACTTATTGAGACCCGTCAACAACATGAGCAAGGCCCCGTTCCAGGCCGAGCTTACACCCCAGAAGAGAGGATTGGAAATTGCGCGAACTCCGCAAGCAATTAAAAACCATCCGAACCAAATGAGTAGCCCAGGCCATAACCCAGGGGCAACGACTGCAATGAAATACCAGCAACACAAGACCGCTAGACCGAAAGCGATCAATCGAGAGGACATCATGTTGGTTGCCGGTTCAATGACCGTCGCAGTTGTGCAGCTCAGATCGAACCAAAACAAGCGTCTTCAGTCGGATAACGGCCAGGATAACCGGGTGCGAAGAAACAGCTCTTCACTTCAAACCCGCATGATTGAGCACTCCGGTCCATCCGTTTGTTACACCGCGTTCGCCCCTGTTTGCTCGCCATCGTAAAACGATTCTTCCAGACCAGACAAGGGCCGACGCAATCGAAAGCACGATATAGATCTTGAACCAATTGCGTTTACCTAAGCCGCTGAGCACATCGTCAGGCTTGGCATGCCATGGGTAGATATTTACTGAACCGTCAGGTTGTCGCAATACGTAGAATGTCGATTTGACATACGTGTCCTGCTGGTAGACCCATTCGCATTCACCTTCGAGCCCATTGGGCGGTGAGGTCACATATGCGAAATCCATCTTCATTGGAACGAGTGAGTTAGTGTCAACAAGACGTTTAAGAGCAGGATGTGTGCTGATCAAATGGTGGACTTCCGGACTAAATTCGCCATAGACAGATTTAACCAGCACCAACACATCGCGATTGTCGCCTAATTGCTGATTGAGGGAAGCAAGAGTAAAAGGCTGCCATTCAAATGGTGTGGCTTCGAATCGGGCTGGCCGAAGGGCCATTGTAAAAAATGCGAACCGAATTACGAGCAAAAGTAAGTCGAGCAGGCTGAATTTCAACGAAGCCCCAATGCTTAAGCGGCAGAACAACCGGCGTCACCGGGCGGGGAGAGTAAAGTTGTCCATTTCAGATCCGGCCGCAAGCCCCGCTCCGTGTGCACGCCATGGTTATTCGCAATTTGAATTGGCCGTTTGATTGTCGTGCGGTGGAGTAGGCGTACGAGCAGCAGGACATTTAGCATAGCCAAAAAGCTTGTATCAAGGGAATCGTTTTGATCGCGCAAGGTTTGCAAGATCAAGGATCTTTATCTCAGCAGGATGTTTCCCGGAAATCAAAGACTTAACCTCGGCGTTGGCGATGGCGATGGCGAATGCGTCTTCGAGCGAGACAACGATTTCAGCGACATCGTGTTCGTCGCACGAAAGATCGTAGAGCGTGGCAGACGGCGTTACCTTTCCGTATTCAACGCCGAGATGTTCGGCGACGATTTGGCGCGTGGCCCCGGTGGTGTCGTCACGCCAGGGACCGCAGCCAATAGCATTTAGCAGCAGAGCGAATGCGATAGCACAGGGAACGCAGCGGGGCATTGAGGTCATGCAGTTTCAGTCGGATAACGCCGAGATCACCGGGGTTTGTGGCCGTAGCGGAGGCCACAAAGCTACGGTGCATCGCCATGGTTATCCGCCCACATGAGCCTCACTCACATCTAGGGAATCAACTGCCTGGCGACCACTGTGACTGAATTTCTCTGCAACAAGTATGCCGCCAGTGACTGTTGCTGTAAATGCAACAGTCCCGATAAGCACCGCGGCCAAAACGCGCACCGTGTACCCGATATATTTTGCGACAACTACCATGCCCATGAACCCGATTTCACCAGTCTTTTCCGGTGCGATCATATCTTCACTCGGCCATGCAAGCCATGTTGCAGCACAAAACATGGCTACTCCAAGTACGGCAAAGGCAGCGAAGATTAGTTTCGTAAGCATTTTCATGACGCTCGTGATTGAGGTGGGGACGAGCATGGTACAAGCATGAGCAGACGCGGACGTCGGAGCCCGAGCGATGTGTCCGAAAAAGTAGAACACATGAGTGGGTAACGAAACAATCGGTTTCCAAGTCGAATAACGGCAGCCGTCACGGGGCGGCGACAAAAGATTTTCCATCGTCAAAAAACACGAATTCGCCGCTCCCGTGCACGGCTTTGCCATTCGTCGCCCGGATGGTTACAGTGCGTTTACGAGAAAAATAGGGAGTGAGCAATCGGAAGCGAATCCTCGAAAATCACTGAGGTATGCGGCAAGGATGCCCGGCGCGTTGCCTTCTAGTTCAGGATCGTTTGACCAAGCCCTAGCAACCGTTTGGATTTCATCGTCAGTCAATGCGGCAATAGCTGCGACCAGTGCGGGCGGTGTACGCTCGGGCCAAGGGCCATCGGGCAACGGCTCACCGACGAGTTCGAAGCCAGCACTCAGTTCTTTGTAGGTACCAAGATTGAGAATCTCCCCGAGTTTAGAAAGTTGGATCATGGCAATGTTCTTGGCCTGGAGCCAGCGACCGCTCGAGTACGGTTCGTCAGATGTGATGATCTTTGCGAGCTCGGATTCGGGGCACGTGAGCATGTCAGATAGCGGCATCAGTCTGGTCCATAGTTGATGATATTGCGGGTGCGTCGCTACAGGCCGACACGGACTTATTTCAATCGAATAACGGTACGCGTCACCCGGCACGCGCGAAAGATTCTGGATTTCAAAAACGGTCGGCTCGCGTGCACGCGATGGTTCGTCGTAGTCGCGGTGTACCAGGCGGAAAAACATCAGTGTTACAAGAACCCGCTGCATTATAGCAAACATGCTGGGACGCGCGAATTTGGGCAGACGGACTCATTCGCCCTTCAGAAAGTTTCCGTTGTCAGCATACGTGTCACCGACGATGGATTCTGCGGTTCTAATTCGGCGACGTGCTGTATCTAAATCGAATGTTTCATCGCGTTCGAGCATCGTAAACGCTTCGTTGTGCAATGCGTAGGCAAGGTGAGCCGCGAGTCGCAGGCATGGGTCAGAGTCGCAGTCACTACCAAGGTGGTCACTCAGTAGAAGTCGAAGCTCGTAGACCGCAGCTGCCATCATGCGTGCATGTTCAGAATTTGCCATTGCGCAGTCGGTTCATTCAATGGATTTGATGGCCCAGCTTTGATCGACGAACGTTGGTGGTCACCCGGCACGCGTGGTTGACTCTCCACTTCGAAACGCCCGATTCGCGTGCACCACATTGTTCGTCGTGTCTCGCTATTCGATTCGCTTGATTCCACGGTCCGTGATGGCAAGTCGGATGTCGGAAGTAACGTCGCCAAGGTGCCGATGGCGATCCCAGGTTGGAATTGGCTGACCGGCAGTATCAAGCATCGCGATGTCTCTTGATTCTAGCATCGCAAGGATTCCAGCGGTAAATCGTCTAGGGTCAGGGTACAGTTTTCGCACAACTTCCAGCGTAAGAGGCTCGCAAAGAAGTTGATCAAGCGTTTCCATTTCAGGAGACATCACGAAGTCACAAGAATACGAATTAAGCGAATGGTCGCGATCAGAGCCGCGGCACCGCTGGCCAATAAGACTTGCATCCCTAACGTGTCAAACAACAACGGAAAGCCGGTGGTTCTTCGGCCAAGCCAACACCAGAACGCAAAACCGCCGACCGCGCATGCCAAGGCAAACACGTTTTGGCCTGCGAATAAAGAGGCGATGGCGGGAAGTACGCACATCAATGCGGTTGCGATTTGCAACCATGCAGGCCAGTTGTCAGGTCGACGTTGCCATCCGGTTTTCATATCGACGGACGTTGCGGATCACCCGGTCGGCGCGAGTGATTCTCCGTTGTCAAAACGCCCGACTCGCCGACTCGGGAGCATCCGATGGTTCGCTCCTTACCGATGGGCATCCACCTTTGGACGGTAGTAGGCAACGCCCAATTCTGCAATGTCGTCAGGGTAATCCATGAATCGGTATGAGAGAGCGTAAACCTTTTGGACAACCTTATCGGGAAGCGGTGAAGGCGGTGGCGTTGTCATCGAACCGTCCGAGTTGATCACAGGATTTGACATCAAATCACGAAATCGCTCGGAATCGGGTAGAGCGGGATCGGTGTGTTTCAGGACGAGCTTGTGACATTTTTCGATGATGCGGGCCATTTTCCTTGCACCAATGTGCTTCAAACATTGCAATGCGAAGTCATACGATTCCACGTTCCAATTCTCGATGAATTGCAGGTATGTGCCGTTGCTGACGTCAGCCTCCAATCGCCAGACTGACGCGAGTTCGCGCTGCCAGTCGTGCGATAGTGATGACAGCTTGCCGTCAAACTTAAGCGTCTGTCCGTGATACTCGTCGGTTAGTTCGTACCAATCCATGTGAGGCAAATTTCCTTTGGGCAGCCGATTACCGTCACCTGGGACGGACGGTTGAGTTGACATGTGGCAAGCCGCAAAAACCGTCCTCAGGTGCACGGCTTGGTTCGCCGCCACTCCCAATCACGGCCTGATTGTTGATCAAGTACGTAAGAACTCGGGAGTTTGCTTCATGGCCAGCGACATATGAAGGGCCGCCGTCACGGTAACGCACCACACGTTCGGCTACGGGATCTGCGATCCACGAGGCGGAGTCCGTCGCGGGGTCAAAATCGAAGTCAATAACAAAGTTGCGTTTCAGATACGAATACGAACCGATACCAACGTATTGTTTTCCGCTATTCGTGTAGAACCGCTCAAGATCGGCATCGTCGTTCGGCCAGCGATCAGAGTTTGACTCGAGGAAGTCGACAAGCAAATCCCCGCAGCCCCACGACGCATAGGCGACGCCAACGCCGTGTTCAAGATTACGCTTGAGCCAAAGTCCTGCACCTATGAGAAGAGCGAAAACCAGAGTGACGCAAAGCAGTGAGTGAAATGAGAATCGCATTTGGAACGTTTCGATTCTAGTCGGCGAACGTTACGCATCGGCCGGTACGGGCGAACGACTTACGAGCAGACGAGTAAACGGACAACCCGTCCTCGGTTGCATACGATGTTTATCCGCCGTTCGATTTTGCACACGACAAACAACGTCAACTATCGAAATAGATTGGATCGAACAAATCCCAATAGCCGGTGAAGTAGATAGCATAAAATACAAAGTAGAATGCAGCGTTTGCTACCGCGATCATTGCAACGGAGTGCAGGGCAGCCAGACCTAGCCCACGAAATCCACGTGTACAGATGAGGTAGATCACGAGGGATATTGGGCAGAACAGCAGATGAAGCATGCGGAGTACTGGATGAAATGTCCGTTCGCGCAAACGGGAGTCATTTATCGCCCAGCTAGTCGCGAGAATGGCAAACACGATCGAAGAGACATAGTAGGCCGTAACGTTGTCGTAATGAAATACGCTAAATGCCGCCGCGAACGCAAGCAAAGCGTAGAGCGAGAGAATAAGAAGGGTTTGCATTGAGACCCATTTGCGGTCGCCATCAGCGAAGGTTGGTGATTCGCTTGGTGTCGCGTACGGTTCAGCGTCAGAGTGATTTTCAGATATCGTCATCGAATATTGTTTGACGCAACGCTTGAAGATCGGTCGATTTTGGTCGGGTAACGCCCGGCATTACGGGGGACGCGAGAAAAACTTGAATCCAAGGCAGGCCGGTCGCCACATGTCCTCCCGTGCATGACTGTGTTATTCGTTCAGACAAAGATGTGCCGGCAAGTACAAAGGTCGGTGTCGACAACAATCGTCGCCCGTGATGCCGGCGGCTCCAAAGGGAAAACCCAGGAGAGAATCACATTCGTCATGCAGGGAAATTTCTTCGGGCGCGCGTCGACATGGGGTCGGGGCGGCGTTCCGCTCCTTCGGTGACCGAACAAGCGGAGACCTTCGGGGCAAGCCATGGGTACCAAGCTTACCAAACACCGACGACGCGTGGGCAAGTGCGACTTGCCAGCTCGAAATCGAGATTGGCCCCACGTTAATGAACGATCACGCCGACCCGCTAACCGAGCGGATCCGGCGAACGTTTGATTTGTGTCGACAAGAAGTCGATCGTGAGCTGTTGCATTACGCTGACGGACCAAACTCGCGTCCTGAGCCTATCAAGGGCGACATTCGCGCTCGCAACGGCACATCGCATCCGCAATCATAGGCAGGCCGGGCACGTCCAGCCGCGGATGCCAGATCCGAGCGATCCACGCGATCGCCTCGAAGGCGAATGTACGGCTAGCCAGTGAGCTTGACGCCGAGTTAGGTGTGGCCTCGCCGCAGCGTCTGACTTGGCAGCTGGCAAGTGACTTGATTGAAAAGCTAAAAGCTCGGCTGACCGATAGCTCTTCTCGCCAGCCCTCGGGCCATTCCGCCACGTCCTTAGCGAGACGTGGCTTTTCTCTAGCCCCTAGCAGGACGGCTTTACCCGTCGACGTGCTGCCGAATCGGCGGCGCGTCTATTCGAACACGAATGCGTTTCCTTACCAGCCCATGCAGCGCGGCATGTCGTTGAGATCATCCACGGATGATAAATGAAACGTTGGGACGTTGCTGCGCAATCGCGAGTGAGCCAGCAAGACTAGCTACAACAAGAACGAGAATTTTCTTCAACAGGCGATTCACTAAAGGAAGCTTTTCACTGAGATGGAGCATTCAGCCCGGCTACCAGACTGTCGCGGCAAGTGGGCGATGATGGGAACCGCTTCCGCACCGGGAACCATGTTAAAGACCCGCCCCGTCTTCGTGTCCTTGATCGACAGTGGCACATTGCTCTGGATGACCACTGTCCCGCCTGGCTTATCGATTTCGATCCGAAAATCTGAAACCTGGCGGACCGGCTCGGTCGAAGCGGAAATCAATGGGATGACCAGACTGGCCGGTTGGCGCTCGACATCCGATTCAGTTCCTTGACTGGCATCGTGTTCAAGACACCTGGCCGTGATCGCGACCCGGCCGGATTCGAATTGATAGCCCAATTGGTATCGCGATGGCTCACGATCCGGCAACCGACGATCTTCATCTTGCAATGTCGTCGCCACGTTGATCCCCACACGCTCACCGTCTTCCGTGACCTGCACAGTCGCCTTCAAGTCATACAGGTTGGTGTACCATGCATCGTCGACATGGGTTTCAATTCGCGTCGTCAACGAAAAGTCTTCGTCGGGCTGTGGCTGCATGTTCAGCGGTTCCACCATGATGTACCGCGCCATGCTACCGGCAAGCAGCGTACCGACTTGGTCGTGATACAAGACGGCCAGTGACCCGCCGGTTGGTTGTTGCATATGATCCGCGGACTTCGTCTTATAGATGAAATCATAGGCTGAAACCGTGCTACGCCACGGTCCCTTGGCCACCAACCAAACATCAAGCTCTGGAAAGTGCTTGACTCCTTCCGCACTGACGCGAGGCAGCGGTGTCGTTGATTCCACCTTGGGCATCGCGTGCATTCGGTCCTGGACCAACGCCATCACTTTGGCGTGTGCAAAGGTGTGGTGCATGCAAGGCTGGATCCCATGCGAAACGTAGTGGGGCCCACCGTGCAACAACCCGTCCGCCGTGCATCGCTGCAGCAGTTCCGCGTTCTTGATCGCAGCGGTCCCAAACGCAGGATTGTAGCCCGCCAACAAACTGAACGCGGGCTGGCACCCGTCGGACGTTCGACTACCCCAATAGCTCCATTTTTGAGAACGAGTTCCCCAGCTATTGTCCCAAGCTCCGTCCGGCAACATGAATTCCAAATGCCCTTCGAGCGACTGGGCTAAGAACTCGAGCAAATCCCGGTCGTCCTTTTCCAGTGCGTACATCACCACGCCATTCAAGGATTCTTCCACGTTGTACCCCAGGTCGACAGGCAAAAGTCCGCGACCGCTGCGTTTGTTGTTTGGCTTCCCTTCTCCCCACAACAGCTTGTTCGGATGGGTGAAAAACTCCCTCAATCGATTTGCAAACTGCTCACTGCGGTCGGTGTACTTTT harbors:
- a CDS encoding DMP19 family protein, encoding MSTQPSVPGDGNRLPKGNLPHMDWYELTDEYHGQTLKFDGKLSSLSHDWQRELASVWRLEADVSNGTYLQFIENWNVESYDFALQCLKHIGARKMARIIEKCHKLVLKHTDPALPDSERFRDLMSNPVINSDGSMTTPPPSPLPDKVVQKVYALSYRFMDYPDDIAELGVAYYRPKVDAHR
- a CDS encoding SMI1/KNR4 family protein; protein product: MPDWKTLVDQHHSMAHPDGEYNLVTGPPASDETLANLETALGFKLPPEFRSFYSSLDGFGIASADDPSDVSWFFRPCGQIDQFSNDVREWFKETHERCAKRFFPFIDWLNGDGIGYMLDESGDPIDGVFEFNHELYKFDSAQDVNEFLRHVPAGIQDFLSIS